Within Aspergillus oryzae RIB40 DNA, chromosome 2, the genomic segment ATCTATAAACATGTATCAGCTGACTCCGAATGATTTTCGAGAGGAGCAGTCTTGTAGCTTAGTAAGCGTTTTGGCGGCGATTGCATCCAATGGAAGTGGATCGGATAAGTCGCTGCATATTAATCATGTTCATCGATATAGAAGGCGACAAGCATCGCAAAGTACATATGACTCTCTTGAATAGTCATGCTATACATAGCACATATGGGCGCATCCTTACTTACAGGCTTCGTTTAGTGGTCGAATATTGCACTAAGTCAAGTATATACTGGTATGCTACTCCAAATAATATAAACATCTGGTACCCTGACAGTATCTCGCAGATATCCATACCGTAAGGGCGAGCGGAAATGAACCGTACGTCTGCTGGACGACCGGCAAAACGAGTGCGCCAGGCATGTGAGCCGTGCAGGTTAGTCTACCCACATAGTTATACAATACAATGACTTAGGTAAATATCAGGCGCAAGAAGGCAAAGTGTCCAGGAGAGCAGCCAGTTTGCTCACTGTGTGCACGGCTACAGCAGCAATGCACATATGCTgatgaaggaagaagatcgctAACAAATGGAACCGGGTCTGGAGACCCAATCCCTGTGTCGACTACTCCAGAGATAAGGGTCTCCCAGGCTTTGGTAAGAACCAACCCGCTGGAGAATTTAAAAGCAGGCCTGGTAACAAAGGCACAGGAGGACCGCTTAGGCAGCCTTGAAACCAAGATGAATGAGGTCCTGGACGCGCTAGGGTACGTCAATAGCATTATGACGATACTAAAGAACTAATATTTGCATCAGTCGGAATAGCCAAAGACCTGAACAACAGACAACAACGTCATTTATGCCACCCACCCTTGGTGGCTCCGTAACATCATCCCTATCACTGAGCCAGCTCACGCCTCTTCCGACGTGGGAGAATGTCCTTGCTATTGCAGAGTTGTACATGCTATACTGCGACTCgcagcctcttcctctgttTCATAGGGACAGTTTTCTCAGTAGCCTCGGAAATCGTGACCCGGAGGTTATTTACGCCATTCTTGCCTTGAGTGTCCGATTTTCTGAGGATCAATATCGCGACGCCAATGATCTGGCCGCTCGCACCAGCGGTTATACAGAAGTGGCCCGCAGCTTAGTGATGAGACGGGTATCAGAAGGACCGGTTGAGCTATCAACCTTACAGTGTCTATGTCTTCTAAGCCTAGTGGATTTCACGAGTAAGATAGTGGTTTTAAGATGGCTTGTCTATGCTAACTGATCTACTAGATGGAAATACTCATCGATCAAGTATCCACAGCAGCCTAGCTATGAACTTAGCAAAGTGTGCGAACCTCGCGTCGGAGTCTCATGCTGTACTCTCGCCGGTGGCGCGAGAAGAGCGCAGGCGATGCTTTTGGAGCATCTGCCTGCTCAAGCGTCTTCATGGAATGGAATTTGACTATCTGGATCTCCCAGATGGCAGTTTCCCACCTTACCCAGAGAGTCCTAGCATGCCGCAGTCTCGTTCACCGAACGACATGACCGATGGAGCTCGGACTACTGATCTTAAGGATCAAGGTATAGTAGCCTATGTGATCATGCTCAGTGAAGTATTTGCGAAGACTGCTAGATATGTTCGCCGCCACGGGAAGCCAACCAACGTACCACCGTGGTCTTCGCAGTCAGAATACTCCAAGATAATCACACTTCAGATGGACCTAGAAACGTTTGTGCCATATATCCATCGATTTAAGCCCGCTAGCTTATCTGAAAGGACACTCGAGGATCTCCAAGCAAACCGAAATTACTGGGGTCCATTCTTCCTCAATCAGTGTCTGTATCATACCATCTTATGTCTCCTCAACCATCCACTTCTACTTTCGCTGAGCCTCAGAAATTTCCGAAGCACTATCCCCGAGATATTCCTGCAGCATACCTCTGACTTAATATCAACACATACCACCTGGATAATACACTTCATAAAGTATTTTGAAGAGAAGTCGTTCATGGTTTCAGATCCGTTCCTAGGGTATAGCGCCGCGGTCGTGGCTACAATTGAATTACAGCTGAGCTTCACCGAAAACTCCACAATTCGTCAAGAGAAGCGTGACCGGTTCCTCAAATGTGTCAGCTTTGTACAGAAGCTGGGGGAGAAATGGCCGTATATGGCCCGATTGGTATGTTTTATTGTGTTGGTCAAAGACAACAGGCTAACTGGAATGTACCGCAGGCCGACAGATTACAACgtctggaagatgctgtCTCTGCTTCCTACCAGCCCGAGTCCGGAGCTCAAAATAAGAGTCTACTGATAGATCTCTCTCGATTCTGGGAAATTCTTGAATACTCTTCAAACAGCGATTCGGACTCTGCCAGACGCATGTTCGGCGACTCTTTGTACTCGGAGCCTCCCACCTTTGCTGGAGAAGTATCTCAAACGTCTCCCCTACCCGAACCATTTCGACTCGGTCCCCAACAGGGACTTTCACCATCCCCAATGCCACAGTATGGTCTTCAAACTCCGTTCCCTGCAGGCCCGCCGTA encodes:
- a CDS encoding putative C6 transcription factor (predicted protein) gives rise to the protein MNRTSAGRPAKRVRQACEPCRRKKAKCPGEQPVCSLCARLQQQCTYADEGRRSLTNGTGSGDPIPVSTTPEIRVSQALTTTSFMPPTLGGSVTSSLSLSQLTPLPTWENVLAIAELYMLYCDSQPLPLFHRDSFLSSLGNRDPEVIYAILALSVRFSEDQYRDANDLAARTSGYTEVARSLVMRRVSEGPVELSTLQCLCLLSLVDFTNGNTHRSSIHSSLAMNLAKCANLASESHAVLSPVAREERRRCFWSICLLKRLHGMEFDYLDLPDGSFPPYPESPSMPQSRSPNDMTDGARTTDLKDQGIVAYVIMLSEVFAKTARYVRRHGKPTNVPPWSSQSEYSKIITLQMDLETFVPYIHRFKPASLSERTLEDLQANRNYWGPFFLNQCLYHTILCLLNHPLLLSLSLRNFRSTIPEIFLQHTSDLISTHTTWIIHFIKYFEEKSFMVSDPFLGYSAAVVATIELQLSFTENSTIRQEKRDRFLKCVSFVQKLGEKWPYMARLADRLQRLEDAVSASYQPESGAQNKSLLIDLSRFWEILEYSSNSDSDSARRMFGDSLYSEPPTFAGEVSQTSPLPEPFRLGPQQGLSPSPMPQYGLQTPFPAGPPYAIEPGNSPRPDVLDDEFSILAANFFSQGQEFLRTCDNRAGIGNF